CAGGCCTCTTTCTAGTTCAAAAGGGATTTCTAGGCAAAAGGATTGTCCAGCTGAAATATCTGAAGAGCTGGTTAACACCACGCTGCAGTTCAAGTGAAGCAAAGGCTGCTCAGACAGTACAGGAAGCCAAATCATGCCTGTACAAAATATTCACCAATTAATCAGAGATCTAAAATACATTCatgttatttaattattagGGGGGAAGGGGCAGGTTACCTGCACATTATCAACCCTTCATCACCAAAGAAATTCATTGTATGAGataacaattttgaaaatagttttggaTTGCCATAAGagattacagaaagaaaaatacctttcatTCATACTGCACTACTCCTTGAGAAATATACACGGTTCCGTGCAGAGACCCAGTGCAGAACTGgacatttatttcagagtacCCGTAGACTTGTTTTATTCAGTGTGAATCTTAAACAGCAAGGGAAATTGTAAGGTGAGAAATGTAAGCAGGGTATTATTTATCTCACCCacctctggaaagcagctcttaaaaaataagctttataTGGTGTAAATTACTGCACAAACCTTAAGACAGTAGAATCACATCCAGACAATCTCTGGACCTAATTCCCCCTTTCTCACTTAATCTGAACTAGCTGACAAGCAAATCCACTGCGGTACGATGAGTTACATCAGAAGACGGTACAAGATGAGAATCAGATTGTGTGAATCATCTGGGAATATTGTGCCCTTCCACAGCTTATCAAAGAGCTGCATAACCTGAAATGCAGCATCCAGTGCTCTCGAGCAGCGTAAACCCTTTTATAATCctaaaggaataaaaggaatCAGACAACACAAACAAGAAGCAATTTAGGCCTTATCAAGATTATGACCCACAATTAATCTATTAAAAAAGCCTTGTGTCAAAAACACGTCATACATcatcattaacattttataacAGCATGTCTGGCAGATGGAAAAGTTCAGAGGCAGCTTAATCAGCAACGTGCCCGGCTCTCAGGTTTCCCAGGTATCAACCTAGATTCGAGAGGGGTTACATTCGTTCAAATACACACAGTTTAATGATCAACTCGCTGGTCTGCCTCTTCTAAAATGAAGAGGAGTATATATAGATTAAATTCTTCAACACAGAACAGTCACACAGTGAAAACTATTAGGAAAAGTCTCTGCATCCTGAACAACCAAAGCGTAACAGGAGCAGAAATCATGAAAATCATTCTTATCTTTCTATTCACTGCCCCACTCACTCTCTCAGCTAGAGCTGAGAAGGACTTTTCTGCCCTTGATTCGGCCGCATCTCCTGAGACAAAATCAAGATTTGCCATGCTAGATGATGTACGAATCTTAGCCAACGGACTCCTCCAGCTTGGGCACGGTCTTAAGGACTTTGTGCATAAGACAAAGGGGCAGatgaatgacatttttcaaaaactttaCATTTTTGATAAGTCCTTTTATGAGCTCTCACTGCAAACCAGTGAAatcaaagaagaagaagaactaCTCCGACAAACTACTGCCAGACTGCAAATCAACAACGAAGAGATAAAGAATCTCTCGCAGGAGATGAATTTGAAGATTGAAGACCtcatacaaaacaaaatccagctgcaggagaaggtgTGGGGACTGGAGGACAAAGTCACTAAGCTGGCCATTACCCAGCCTACAGTGCAAGAGACAAATGAAATTTCTTCACTCAAAGTAAGTAAATTTGTAAAAACCCCTGTCACACAAAGCCAAAGTAAATCGTAATGCTATTATTGGTAGTTATACAATAAAAGCTCATCTTTTCCTTGCATCCACACTGTAGTTCTATTGtgtattttgagaaataaatcACTGCAATAACCTTATGAGAATCAGTGCTGTAATTTGACAAGGGGGTTATTTTACAGTATAATTCCCCAGTGAAATCAGTGAGAAAATGGTGAAGTGGTAAGGCTCTGtatctttttcagattttgcaaatgtgtttttttaaaaaaatgtaattacaatgagaaaaaaaaaaaattaaatcaggaAAGTGATTTGAGTAGCAAGCCCATAGCTTCTTATGTCATCAGCACACTACAAATCAATGCACTAGGAACTGCCTGCTCAGCACAGAAGCAGGAAGTTTCAGCTGAGGGATATTTGCAGTGCCTGTAGGGACCGTCCAGGACCAAAGAATTTTGCAGCTGTTAATAGACTTAATGCCAATACATGGAAATACATAGGTGGGTACAAGGTTTCCTATGGAAAAGGAAGTAGTAACTGCATTCTGCAAAAGCATAAAACACTGGATATTCATGTCAGAGCAGAAAGCTGAATCCTGATCTTCCAAATCCCAAGCTAACACCCTAAACACTGGgcatcattccttttttttttgtcagtgcCATATTTTTAGTTTGAATCAAGGACCAGCTCCACAGAATGTAATTGCACatgaaaatggaggaaaataacaacagaagTCTATGACGTTGCCAGTAgctttcctcaaaaaaaaaaaaaaggttaaaaaaaggCTGGGTGTTCATTTCAGAGGCAAAGAAATTTGCACCTTTAGAGGAAAAGTGGACAGTCCCACGGAAAAGGCAATGTTAAATGGTTTGTGCCTCTCAGAACTGCCCCTGTGATGAGTTACTGAGGAAGTGCCCCTGTGAAGGCCTTTTGCAGCCCCTAACCACaactctcctccctcccttcctgtCCTCAGGCTTTTGTGGAGCGGCAGGACAACCACATCaagcagcttctgaaaatcGTGGAGGACCAGCATGCACAGCTCGACAAACAGCACAACCAAATCATGGAGCTGGAGGACAAGGTACAGTAACCATCACGACTCTTTTCTGAATCCGTTGCCTCTCATAACGCTGAAGGAGTTAATGCCCCACCATTCATTCCAGTCAGCCATCcctctttttcatattttggtaGTGCAGAGAAGGCTATAAGCAATTTTGACCACAAAAATGCCattattttcacctttttgGGTGAAAgactgctgtgctgccaggctAGGGGCTGTGGCTAGGGCACACGACTGAGGATGCAGCTCCAAAGCATTGTCGATCAGTACCAGGCTGCTCTATTTCCTgactgctatttttctttttctttattattattattatctatcCTATTATTCTCGTTCCCTTGGTCTTCTAAGCATCATTACTTTctatctctttcttcttttccaataTTCACTTCAACAGGGAGCCATGTGCTGCAGCTCAACACGTGTAACCGAACGCTGGGTATCTGACGTGcctgtatttaatttattcctAAGAGGAAGCTATAAAGGGAAAATGCCTTTTATAAAAGGAACTGTGGGTTCTGTGCTCTCAGATGTCGGTATTATTCGTCCAAGTGATGTCACCTGAGGAAATAAGTTAAATCTGTTTGCCCATTAAGGTGTACCTCGTGAGAACTGGTCATTTACTCACCTCATGAATCCTGTGTTGTCTGAGCTCACCTCATGAATCCTGTGTTTTCTGAGCAGTCAAACAGCTGCCGTACATACACTTGAAATCCACCAGTGTGGTTCTCGagttatttttatgtcataAGTTGGCAATTTTAAATGGTTATGTTCATGTAAAAAATTACTCTCTGAATGACATTGCTCAGTTTGGTACATGAACCTCCTAATTTCAGAGCCTTGGGAAATTAACAGTCTGTAATTACACTTCTTCCCAGCTGAACCACATAGAGCTCCAGGAACTCGCAGAGAATTCCTTCACTGGGGAGCACACAGAACCAGAGACCACCCCCTTTTTTGTGCACAACTCCACAGCTGTAACATACAAATATGAAGGTGAGACCATACGCCTTAGCTGCGACTACACAATACAGTGCTTTGGGTTTTTAGTTGTCAGAGaccaaaagcaaaatgcttttatgtTATATACAGTGCTGTTGGAAGGAGctggattttctgttttggaaaatgccATAATCTATTTAGCCATGCTGTATGTACACTTGTCTCTGGGATGGCACACAGATTTATGCCATAATCGTGGCCTCAGTCTTCAGCCTCCATTCACTCCATGTGGCAATACTTTTACTGCCACTTTCTGATGCCTGTCTTAGAGAGTATGAACAGAGAACTAATTTACTTCAGCTGATTTCAGGGTTtggaaaagctttctttaaagCTGAGATGCATTTTTGAACTGCAGCAAAGGGATCAGTATTAATTGGGAAATTTTGAGGGATGGAAAAGTCCATTTGCCAGAATCCAGTCTCAAGCCTTACAGTTTTTCTAAAATTATCTGAATTGAGAACTTGCCAAACCTAAATGTAGGTGGCCCAATATGGGCCCAATATATGCACAACTTGGCAGCAGTACTACCATGCCCAAAGCAGTTTGCCCATTTCAAGACCTTTACCGAGATAAAGACCAAAAAGCTTGTTCCAGGTTTTGTGTTGGCTCTACTCTATGGAATAATTCAAGTCACAAAGCTGAATTAAAACTTACCACATCCAAAACAGGGTTTGTAATTGTCTGGCGCTTGCTTTCCTAGGTGCTGCTCCTGACTGCACTGCTCTCTACAACAGCGGCATACAGACCAGTGGCACTTACACTATTAAGCCCAATGGCTCAGAAGCTTTCGATGTCTACTGTGAAACAAAATTCGGTAAGACAGCTGTGCTAGCAACAGTCCCATTTTCACATAGGTAGTTTTCTATAAGCCAAAAAGCCATTTCTCATCCCAAAGTACACACCCAGAATCGTCACAGACCAAATGCACAGCACCTACCCAAGCTCTAACTTAGTAAGAAACCCATTTGGCTGTTTCCTTTGCCAATGTCTAGAGGCCACATGTAGCTTGGCCAGCTGACTGTTCCCCCATTCTGGcaccctgcagtgctgctctgccctctccAGCTTCCCCGCTGCTCCTCGCCGCAGCTGGCTGGGAACACGCTGGTGCAAACGTGACAGGGCGATGGGATATGCTTGGATGTGTACACAGAGCCACATGGGCCTGCCCTGTGCAAAACCCTCCTTTGCTTACGTTTGTTGAAATTCGTTAAACAAGGTTGTCATGACCTGGTCAGGAGCAGGATCTCAGCCGTCCTAGCCAGCCGTGGCCTCCAACACTTCAAACCTCATCTGGAGCTGGGCTCCC
This portion of the Oxyura jamaicensis isolate SHBP4307 breed ruddy duck chromosome 8, BPBGC_Ojam_1.0, whole genome shotgun sequence genome encodes:
- the ANGPTL3 gene encoding angiopoietin-related protein 3; protein product: MKIILIFLFTAPLTLSARAEKDFSALDSAASPETKSRFAMLDDVRILANGLLQLGHGLKDFVHKTKGQMNDIFQKLYIFDKSFYELSLQTSEIKEEEELLRQTTARLQINNEEIKNLSQEMNLKIEDLIQNKIQLQEKVWGLEDKVTKLAITQPTVQETNEISSLKAFVERQDNHIKQLLKIVEDQHAQLDKQHNQIMELEDKLNHIELQELAENSFTGEHTEPETTPFFVHNSTAVTYKYEGAAPDCTALYNSGIQTSGTYTIKPNGSEAFDVYCETKFGTSWTVIQNRVDGSLDFNQTWDAYAKGFGDLNEEFWLGLNKTYAITQQGDYILRIELQDWKDNKRYIEYAFDLGGPETDYTLQLSRISGSIPNALPEQMELRFSTADHDMAAINNFNCPENYLGGWWHSECEETNLNGKYVAPRSKGRLDRRKGLYWKPKKGRYYLLKSTKIMIHPTDLKSFD